The sequence below is a genomic window from Arcobacter sp. CECT 8983.
GTAGAGGTGTTATCGTTTTAGAAAAAAATGCGAAATCAAATATCAACTCTTTACTTGATTTTTATATAGATAGCTCAGGTGAAAACTATGTTATTTTACAAGAGTATATTCATGGTGCTGAAGATGGTGATGTAAGAGTAATGATGCTAAATGGTAAAGCAATAGGAGCATATCATAGAAAACCTGCACATGGTGAAGTAAGAGCAAATATCCAAACAGGAGGAAGTGCTCATAAATATACTTTAACAGAATCTCAAAAAACTATCTGTAATAAGATTGGAAAGAAACTTCTTTCTGATGGTATATATTTTGCAGGTTTAGATATGATTGGAGATAAGATTTTAGAAGTAAATGTCTTAAATCCAGGAGGAATCACAAATATTAATAGACTTTCAAAAGTTAAACTTCATAAAAGTGTTGTGGACTTTCTAGAAGAAAAGGTTCATGAAAAAGTTGAAAAAAGAGCTGAATTAGAATATCTTTTAAAAAGACTAAGTGAACTAAGAGATTAATTTTCTCTTAGCTTACTTTTTTTGTAATATTTTATCAGCTAATCTTGCTAGGTCTAATTGAGATAGTTTTAAAGTTTGTTGAGAAAGCTTTTCAATTGTTAAGTTATTTTGAATCATTAAATTAGCAGCTTCATCAAAGTTTACCTCTTTTTTTATAAGATAAACAATTTTACTAATTACTTCATTCATTACTTATTACCCTTTTTTAAAATCATTAAATCTGCTAGATGAATTAAATCAGCAAGAGGTAATCTTATACTTCTTGAAACAATATCTTCAAGTTTTATATTGTTTTGTTTTATAAGATTTATTGCAGACTCATAATCATGTGTTGTTTTAATAACAGTAATAATATTATAAACAATTTTGTTAATTTTAGAATCTTCATTAAAAGTATTTATTGTATTTGTTAAATATTCTTGCATAGTAAAATCCAAAAAATAAAATATTCTTTTATTATTATAGTATATATACTAATGTTTATAACTAAAACATACCTTAAGACAATATTACATTTATGCAATGCCTTATTTATGGTATTATAAAAGGTAACAGTTAAATTTGATTTTACTAGGTTTAATTCATTCGTTATAAAAATTAATATAAAATTCCAAAAAATAAGGCAATAAAAAATATGAAAAACCTCTTTTTATTTTTAATACTTGCTATGTTTTGTGCAAACCTTTATGCAAAAGAAAAAACAATAGCAAAAATTCCAGAAGCCTCAGGTATAGTTTATAGCAAAAAATCAAATACCCTTTTTGTAGTAAATGATGAAGGTACTATTTATGAATTATCTTTAAAAGGAAAAATAAAAAGAGAAAAAAAATTAGGTGATTATGATTTAGAAGGTATAACTCTAGATGAGAAAAAAAATATATTACTACTTGCAAATGAAGAAGATGATGAAATCATTTTTTTAAATAAAAAAGACTTTTCAATAATCAAAAAAATTAAGATAAAAGACACCTATAAAGGTGTAAAAGTACTTAAAAGGGGTAAAAATGGAATCGAAGGAATTACTCTTTATAAAAATAAAATCTATGTTTCAAACCAATCTAATAAACCATACCCGAAAGAAGACTCATCAGTTGTTGTTATTTTAGACAACAAAAGTAATAAAAAACTAAAAATAAAAGATATAATAGACCATGGATATAAAGATATTGCAGGACTTTGCTTTTACAATGATTTTTTATATTTAGTAAGCGATGATGCCAATTTGTTAATTAAATATGATATAAATTCAAAAAAAGTAGTAAAAGAGTATAAGTTATCAAAAAAGTATGCACAAGAAGGAATAACTTTTGATAAAAAAGGGAATCTTTATATTGCAGATGATAAGGGAAAAATTTTAAAACTAAAATTAGATGAATAATATTACATACGAAGAACAAACAAAAATTACAAGAGCCATAATAAAAGCAGCTGTTTTAATGCTTGAATTTGGAGCAGAAAGCAAACTTATTGAAGATACAGCACAAAGAATAGGAAAAGCTTTAGGAGTTGACTCTGTTGAAGTATCACTTATTCCTTCAGCTATTGTTTTAAGTACACTAAGCAATAATCAAACACAATCAGTAACTACTACAAGAAGAGCCCACCACAAACCAATAAATATGTCTATTGTTTGTGATGTTCAAAAGATGTGTATTGATGTTGAAAAATATAAAAAAGACGTTGATTATGTTTTTACTACAATAAAAGAGATTCAACCAAATCACTATAATAGGTGGCTAGTTGTTTTTATGGTCGGATTATCATGTGCTTCTTTTTCTTATCTTTATGGAGCAGATTTAAATGGTTTTTTAATCACATTTGTAGCAGCTAGTGTTGGTATGTATGTAAGACATGTTATGGCTAAAAAACAGTTTGTCTTAATTATTAGTTTTGGACTTACTGCTTTTGTGGCAACACTAATAGCTAGTACTTCACAAATATTTGAATTAAGTTCAACACCAAATATTGTTATGACTTCTAGTATTATTTTACTAGCTCCTGGGTTTCCTTTTGTAAACTCAGTTTTAGATGCAGTAAAAGGATATCTTTCTATGGGTTGGGGTCGTTGGATGCAAGCACTTTTACTAAGTATTGCTACTTCTATAGGTATTATCTTAGCCTTTGCACTTCTTAGCATGAGAGGTTGGTAATGGATAGTTTATTAGCTACATACATCTTAAATGCTATTTTTTCAGCAATCCCTGCTGTTGGCTTTGCAATGGTTTTTAATGTTCCAAGAAATGCATTAGTTTATTGTGCAATTGGTGGAGCAGTTGGATATACTACTAGGTATGCTCTTATGCATTTAAATATGCCAATTGAACTTGCTACTTTTTTAGCTTCAACATTAATTGGAGTTATTGCTTTATATTGGTCAAGAAAATATATAGTTCCAAGACCTGTTTATACTATTGCTTCTATAATTCCTTTACTTCCTGGAACATATGCTTTTACAGCTATTATAAACTTACTTCAAATGAATGCTCAAGGAGTTTCACCTGAACTAATTACTATGTTTATTGATAATGGCTTAAAAGCAGTTATTATTTTAAGTGGAATTGGCTTTGGCTTAGCTATTCCTTCCCTTGTATTTATGAGATATAATAGGCCTATTATTTAAATAATTAGGCCTTTTTCATATTAAAAATAGATTTTATAAACCCATATAAAATAAATAAAAATAAAATAGGCAAAAATATAGTTTGAAAAATAAAAACTATAATCAAATCAATAATATACTCACTTGAATTATCAACGGCTACGGTATATTCTTCAATCTTTTTAGTATAATATTCACTATCAAATTTTTCTACTACCTTATCAAAGAAAGAAATCTCTTTTTTTGCTTGTAAAGTTTCTTGATTAACCCTACTTACATCTTCTTTAACTTTTACAATATTTTCATTAAGTCTTTCAATATTGTACTCTTCTTTTACAAAATAATTATATGAAATATCATTTACATAACTTATCATTGGAATTGCAAAACGTAAAAATAGTAATACAAATACTACTTTAAAGAAGATGTCTCTTAGTTTATGATCATTTCTAAATCTTTTATATAACCATAGATTTAAAATAATTACTAATACAAATAGCAAATAATTATATATTTCATTAGTCACAAAATTTAAAAAGATTTTTTGAATTCCAAGGGATGTCATACTAGCAAGCATGACAAGAGAAAATTGTTCTACTAAATCATTTATTGGATCGAGAACTTCTCCAATAGCAACTACAAAAAAAGGGAGTGAGAGCTCAGTACCTTGTGCTAGAGAGATAACTGCATTTAAAGCTTTTGCACTACCAAAAACAATAATTGCTTGAGAAAAAGAGTTATCAACTAAAGTTTTAGCTGATGTATCAATAGAAAAAGTTATTGCAATAATAACTGCACCTATTGTAAAAACAGATAATAGAAGTTTATTCCAATTTTTAATAATAAAGCTTTTCATCTTAAAGCCTCTTTTTTATTTTTTTCTTCTTTTATAATACCAATAAGCCATTATTATAAGACCTATTAAAATTGCAATAATAATATATCTTAAATACTCTTTGATTAAAGCCTCATTGCCCCCTATGAAATATCCTAGCATTGTTAAAATAACAACCCAAATAGCAGCACCTAAGCTTGTATAAATAGAAAAAGTTAAAAGATTCATTCTTGCTAATCCAGCAGGGAAAGAGATGTATTGTCTTACTGCTGGAATAAGTCTTCCTGAAAAAGTTGAGATATGCCCATGGTCTTTAAAGAAAAGCTCTACTTTGACAATAGTATCGGCACTAATAAAAAAGTATTTTCCATATCTTATTAAAAAAGCTCTTCCATATTTTATTGCTAAAAAATAGTTAAATAGTGCTCCTGCTAAGCTACCTGCAATACCTGCAAAAATTGCTGCAAACATATTCATTTCACCATTATAAACTAAGTATCCAGCTGGAATCATAACTACTTCACTAGGAAAAGGGAAAAATGAACTTTCTAAAAACATCATTATAAATATTCCAATATAACCTAAGTCTCCAACAGTTTGCACAATAAAATCAACTATATCATGTAGCATCTATCACCTTATTTAATTTTTGTGAGTTTAACAAAACTATAGTTAATTTATCTATTTTGTATTCTATGAAAATACTATCTTAAAAAGCTTCCCAATCATCGTCATTTTTACTATTAGATTTAAAAGAAGCTTTTTTTGAAGGAATCACTTCTTTAGTTTCTACATTTGCTTTTTTTGTAGATTTTAAAGTTTCCTTTTCAATTTTTATATCATTTTTGCCTTTAAACTCTTTTTCATTTGCTTTTTTTACTATTGTTTTTGATATTACATCAGTTTCAAGGGCAACTTCATTTGTATCTTGTGCAATTGAAGCATTCTCTTGTGTTTGTTTATCAAGCCTTGCTATACTTTCATTTATTTGAGAGATACCCTCTTGTTGTTCTTTTGAGGCAGTAGAAACTGCTTCAATTAATTCTATAGTATTAGTAATATTTTCACTTAAAACAGAATATCCACCAATCATAGTATCAGCAATATTTTTACCTTCATTGGCTTTTAAATTAGCATTTTCAACTAAGGTTTTAATCTCTTTTGCAGCTTCTGCACTTCTTGCTGCTAGGTTTCTTACTTCTCCAGCAACAACAGTAAATCCTTTACCAGCTTCTCCAGCTGTTGCGGCTTCAACAGCTGCATTAAGTGAAAGAATATTTGTTTGGAAAGCTATTTGATCAATCACTGTAATAGCTTCATTAATAGCACTAACCTGACTATTTATCTCATCCATTGCTAAAGTAGTTTTATTTGCTAATTTTTGACCTTCATTAACAGAATTAGTCACCTCTTGAGCATAATTTGACATCTTCTTAACATTTTCATTACTTGAGATTAAATTTCCATTTATTTGCTCTATTGCTGCAGAAGTTTCTTCAATTGAAGCTGCTGCATCATTTGAATTGTTTGTTAAAACTTTAACACTATCTAATAAAACATCAGAACTATAATCTAATTGCATTCCATAAGTTTTATTTTCCACTAACATCTCAGTAATTGAAGTTCCTAAAGAGTTTACACCATCTGCTAATGCTAAAAGATGTTTTTTTAGTCCTTTTGAATCAACTTTTTGCATATAATTATAACTTGAATAAGTTTCTAATACATTCAAAATATTTTTAATATTTGCTTCTAAATGAACTCCCATATTATTTATCACATTTTTTAATTCATTTAAAGAAGGATTTGAAGAATCTAAAGTTATTCTTTTAGATAAATCTCCCCTTTCAAATTCAGATAATACACTTACAGTTTCACCTATAAGCTGTTTATCTTTTTCAAATTCATCTTTTATCTTATGAATATTTTCATTTACAACCTTTGACATCTTTCCTATTTCATCTTGCTTTGAATCATCTAAATAAATAACTTCTTTTGTTTCATTATTTAGATATTTAAAAAATTGCATAAGTCCGTTTTCAAATTTTCTTATTGGTTTTATAATAGAATTTCTCAAAATAAGAACCGAAACTATTATAATAACAATTAACATAAAAAATGAGATTGTTCCTAAAATCATATTTAACTTAACAATATCCTCTAATGCTTCATCATTATTAAGTTCAGCTATAATTCCCCACTGCT
It includes:
- a CDS encoding SdiA-regulated domain-containing protein gives rise to the protein MKNLFLFLILAMFCANLYAKEKTIAKIPEASGIVYSKKSNTLFVVNDEGTIYELSLKGKIKREKKLGDYDLEGITLDEKKNILLLANEEDDEIIFLNKKDFSIIKKIKIKDTYKGVKVLKRGKNGIEGITLYKNKIYVSNQSNKPYPKEDSSVVVILDNKSNKKLKIKDIIDHGYKDIAGLCFYNDFLYLVSDDANLLIKYDINSKKVVKEYKLSKKYAQEGITFDKKGNLYIADDKGKILKLKLDE
- a CDS encoding threonine/serine exporter ThrE family protein — encoded protein: MNNITYEEQTKITRAIIKAAVLMLEFGAESKLIEDTAQRIGKALGVDSVEVSLIPSAIVLSTLSNNQTQSVTTTRRAHHKPINMSIVCDVQKMCIDVEKYKKDVDYVFTTIKEIQPNHYNRWLVVFMVGLSCASFSYLYGADLNGFLITFVAASVGMYVRHVMAKKQFVLIISFGLTAFVATLIASTSQIFELSSTPNIVMTSSIILLAPGFPFVNSVLDAVKGYLSMGWGRWMQALLLSIATSIGIILAFALLSMRGW
- a CDS encoding threonine/serine exporter family protein; this translates as MDSLLATYILNAIFSAIPAVGFAMVFNVPRNALVYCAIGGAVGYTTRYALMHLNMPIELATFLASTLIGVIALYWSRKYIVPRPVYTIASIIPLLPGTYAFTAIINLLQMNAQGVSPELITMFIDNGLKAVIILSGIGFGLAIPSLVFMRYNRPII
- a CDS encoding DedA family protein, translating into MLHDIVDFIVQTVGDLGYIGIFIMMFLESSFFPFPSEVVMIPAGYLVYNGEMNMFAAIFAGIAGSLAGALFNYFLAIKYGRAFLIRYGKYFFISADTIVKVELFFKDHGHISTFSGRLIPAVRQYISFPAGLARMNLLTFSIYTSLGAAIWVVILTMLGYFIGGNEALIKEYLRYIIIAILIGLIIMAYWYYKRRKK
- a CDS encoding methyl-accepting chemotaxis protein; the protein is MKNLTINTKLMILIIGSLISLSIVMLSISTNESIKHSKKEKLTQLKSIAEAKKQHLSQYFNTIDGLIVSTANSASTQEAFKNFVRGFYTISNQSSAEVDMAKVKEEIINHYEKFYLNKINFEVPNVESKKPTVDYLPKDENGLLAQYMYIIKNEAAIGEKNKLTQSNTFFNNYAFAHVRFHETFNTILNKFSLYDIFLVDMNGTVIYSTFKEKDYATNLKSGPYSKSGLALVNEKSYGLKKGEVAFSDFKPYEPSYNTPASFIATPVFNDQKRRVGNLIMQFPINVINSIMNFGDKYEKAGLGKTGNAYLVGKDYKMRNDHRFLKNIDNPYVKSSGTTIATYEIKTGSTKAALENKTGAHIIDNEKGEKVLSAYTGFKIFDEQWGIIAELNNDEALEDIVKLNMILGTISFFMLIVIIIVSVLILRNSIIKPIRKFENGLMQFFKYLNNETKEVIYLDDSKQDEIGKMSKVVNENIHKIKDEFEKDKQLIGETVSVLSEFERGDLSKRITLDSSNPSLNELKNVINNMGVHLEANIKNILNVLETYSSYNYMQKVDSKGLKKHLLALADGVNSLGTSITEMLVENKTYGMQLDYSSDVLLDSVKVLTNNSNDAAASIEETSAAIEQINGNLISSNENVKKMSNYAQEVTNSVNEGQKLANKTTLAMDEINSQVSAINEAITVIDQIAFQTNILSLNAAVEAATAGEAGKGFTVVAGEVRNLAARSAEAAKEIKTLVENANLKANEGKNIADTMIGGYSVLSENITNTIELIEAVSTASKEQQEGISQINESIARLDKQTQENASIAQDTNEVALETDVISKTIVKKANEKEFKGKNDIKIEKETLKSTKKANVETKEVIPSKKASFKSNSKNDDDWEAF